The genomic interval ACATGTTTGGGGGTTACTCGGCACTAGCCTATTCAGTACGGATGTGTACCTGTGACAGCGCTACGGCAGCAGTGTGACTGGTTAAAGGGCTGTAGTCATTTAGGGTGTAGATCTGCCCCGGACCAGAGGGGGGCAGTGTTTCTCTGAGGACTGCTGAGGTCAACACAGTCAGCTGCTCCACAGAGGAAGACACACAAAGCGACAGGAGACGTCGATGCAGCTCCACTGGCAGCCTGTGGACAACACGTATACACAGGTTACCATGACAACATGCTACCGTGACAACATGCCTCTGAGACCACCCAATACCACGGGGAAGGCAAGCGTGcaggtttttgttccagcccagctaTAATACACATGAAAATGAAACTATTGTCTTCCATTCTTTACAGATATGACAGTCTGCAACCCTCTCCAGGACCAGAGAGACAGGCTTACATCCAGGTGGACTTGGTGCTAGGGTGTAGGGTACCTCCTAGTGTACTAGGTGGAGGCCATGATCAGGTGTAGTCagttagggtttagggtgtaaggtacctcctagtgtacttggtggaggccatgatcaggtgtagtcagttagggtgtagggtgtagggtacctcctagtgtactaggtggaggccatgatcaggtgtagtcagttagggtttagggtgtagggtacctcctagtgtactaggtggaggccatgatcaggtgtagtcagttagggttta from Salvelinus namaycush isolate Seneca unplaced genomic scaffold, SaNama_1.0 Scaffold3006, whole genome shotgun sequence carries:
- the LOC120039811 gene encoding AP-5 complex subunit zeta-1-like — encoded protein: MYSAGTESLIKQAREIGEEELQKFYSRITKQLTGKEHGHDVIDSLQRLHLIMASTKYTRRLPVELHRRLLSLCVSSSVEQLTVLTSAVLRETLPPSGPGQIYTLNDYSPLTSHTAAVALSQVHI